TCCAGTCACAGAAATAGTGTCCAAGCCTTTCTTCATTCTCTCCAACGAATATTTCGTTGCTTCAACAGGCGAAAGAATCAATATCTCCAAACCATCAGTTTCATGGTCAGCGAAGTAGTTGCCTACTTTTTCGATCAACTGTCTATCATGAGCTCTCTCCTCGTTAAGCCAAAACACAGCTGGCGTCTGAGTAGCTCTGGCTCTATTGACCGCCAGCTTTACCCAATCTTGAATCGGGGCATCCTTAACTTGGCACATTCTAAAGATGTCTCCCTGCTCAACGCTTTGCTCCATCAACACATTGCCTTCCGCGTCTACAACTTTCACTACACCTGAAGACTTTATTTGGAACGTCTTGTCATGCGAGCCATACTCTTCCGCTTTTTGAGCCATCAAGCCAACATTCGAAACACTGCCCATTGTTGCAGGATCAAATGCTCCATGCTCTTTGCAGAATTCTATCGTTGCCTCATACACTCCTGAATAACTTCTATCCGGAATCACAGCTTTTGTGTCTTGAGATTTTCCTTCCGCATTCCACATCTGACCAGAATTTCTGATCATCGCAGGCATGGATGCGTCTATAATCACATCACTTGGCACATGCAAGTTAGTAATGCCTCTGTCAGAATCAACCATTGCCAATGCAGGTCTTTCCGCATACAAGCTCTTGATATCATTCTCAATAGCTGCTTTGTCCTCAGCAGAAAGCTGGTCGATCTTAGCATACAAATCGCCAATTCCATTATTCACATCCACTCCCAACGTTTCCAATTGCGAAGCAAACTTCTCAAAAACAGGCTTGTAAAACGCTTCAACCACAGCTCCGAAGATAATAGGATCGGAAACCTTCATCATCGTTGCTTTCATGTGCAATGAAAACAAAACACCCTCGGATTTTGCCGATTCGATTTGCTCTTCCACAAAAGATTTCAATTTGCCCATGCTCATCACGGCAGTATCAATAATCTCTCCTTCCAATAACGGAAAAGAATCTTTCAATACTTGCTCAGCACCATTTGACGGATGAAAAATTATTTTGACATCTGTAGCATTTTCAACCGTGATTGACTTCTCGCTTCCAAAAAAATCTCCCTCCGTCATGCTTGCCACATGAGACTTGCTTTCAGATGACCAAGCTCCCATTCTGTGAGGGTGCTTCTTCGCATAGTTCTTTACAGCCTTAGGAGCTCTACGGTCAGAATTTCCTTCTCTTAACACAGGATTCACCGCACTTCCCTTTATGCCATCATATTTTTTCTTTATTGACGCTTCCTCATCATTCGCAGGCTCTTCTGGATAATTCGGCAATGCGTAACCTTGAGACTGAAGCTCAGCAATAGCTGCTTTCATTTGAGGTATCGAAGCGCTGATATTCGGCAATTTGATGATATTCGCTTCCGGTGTTTTTGCCAAGCGACCCAATTCCGCCAAAGCATCTTCTATTTGTTGCTCAGGCTTCAAATACTCTGGAAAGTTTGCTAAAATTCTCCCCGCCAGTGAAATATCCTTCAATTCAACTTCTATATTGGCTTCTCCCAAGAATTTTCGGATGATCGGCAAGAATGAAAAAGTGGCCAAGGCTGGAGCTTCGTCCGTCTTGGTATAGATGATTTTAGATTTTTGATCAGTCATTATAAGGTTTATAAGATTTGATAAAAATTCGACTTTTCTTCGCTGGCTTGCTTTTGAAGCCAGAAAAATCAAGACAATATCTGTACTTTATTACTGATATCATAAAAAATAGTTGCAAATAA
The Aureibacter tunicatorum DNA segment above includes these coding regions:
- a CDS encoding NADP-dependent isocitrate dehydrogenase gives rise to the protein MTDQKSKIIYTKTDEAPALATFSFLPIIRKFLGEANIEVELKDISLAGRILANFPEYLKPEQQIEDALAELGRLAKTPEANIIKLPNISASIPQMKAAIAELQSQGYALPNYPEEPANDEEASIKKKYDGIKGSAVNPVLREGNSDRRAPKAVKNYAKKHPHRMGAWSSESKSHVASMTEGDFFGSEKSITVENATDVKIIFHPSNGAEQVLKDSFPLLEGEIIDTAVMSMGKLKSFVEEQIESAKSEGVLFSLHMKATMMKVSDPIIFGAVVEAFYKPVFEKFASQLETLGVDVNNGIGDLYAKIDQLSAEDKAAIENDIKSLYAERPALAMVDSDRGITNLHVPSDVIIDASMPAMIRNSGQMWNAEGKSQDTKAVIPDRSYSGVYEATIEFCKEHGAFDPATMGSVSNVGLMAQKAEEYGSHDKTFQIKSSGVVKVVDAEGNVLMEQSVEQGDIFRMCQVKDAPIQDWVKLAVNRARATQTPAVFWLNEERAHDRQLIEKVGNYFADHETDGLEILILSPVEATKYSLERMKKGLDTISVTGNVLRDYLTDLFPILELGTSAKMLSIVPLMNGGGLFETGAGGSAPKHVQQFLKENYLRWDSLGEFLALTVSLEHLSNANGNSKALVLSKALDVATEKFLDNDKSPARKLGEIDNRGSHFYLALCWAEALASQDEDAELKNVFSALSEKMNANEAEIVSQLNGVQGNAVDIEGYYQPSESLASKAMRPSEILNSLID